A window of the Fibrobacter sp. UWB2 genome harbors these coding sequences:
- a CDS encoding rhamnogalacturonan lyase: MNKIWCLGLSLALGLGSTQAARQMEWLNRGLVAVKTTNGVFLSWRVLGTDGNTTGFNLYRDGEKIASFTGSQASNYTDTKGTASSKYSVKAVVGGKEMAADAAVSVWSNQYLTVNLDRPNGGSDYTYSPNDIAVGDVDGDGEFELILKWDPSNSKDNSQKGKTGNVIIDCYKINGKKLWRIDLGVNIRAGAHYTQMLVGDYDSDGKAEFAVKTAPGTKDGSGNYLSLGSAKGADHSKDYRNSNGYILTGPEWLTIFNGETGKEMATVDYNPGRGTVKSWGDSYGNRVDRFLATNAYLDGKKPSMVFQRGYYTRMAITAYDWDGKTLSQRWYYNAATSGQECYGQGNHNISAGDVDGDGFDEIIEGSCAVDHDGKFMYRTGKGHGDAMHLSDLDPDNPGLEVWQVHEEKPYGYDLHDARTGKLLFNETSSGDNGRGVAGDVDSLNRGHELWSAANWNTYTVKGKIWKADKRPAYNFRIYWDGDLLDELLDNTTISKWDHAKQQSNTLFQMQGNSCNTTKATPNFSGDILGDWREEVILHDGASKLYIYTTTIPTEHRMYTLAHDPIYRLGMSWQNTAYNQPPHLGFWLYGNKDKFPTPDITLIGDHTPKPAAIIKQGAGSSSQTIALGDSIVPFTFAIQNADGATVENLPAGVTAKWNAQTNSLYFSGTPTVSGEYSYTITTKGGDAEFGEATRSGKFTIDDPNAKTTSLKPRTERALLNGSRHVYDLRGRLMKQRKHRGFYLTR; the protein is encoded by the coding sequence ATGAACAAAATTTGGTGTTTGGGATTGTCCCTAGCGCTTGGGCTAGGGAGTACGCAGGCGGCTCGCCAGATGGAATGGCTGAATCGCGGCTTGGTCGCCGTAAAGACGACTAACGGGGTTTTCCTCAGTTGGCGAGTTCTCGGAACAGACGGCAATACGACCGGTTTTAACCTGTACCGCGATGGCGAGAAGATCGCCAGTTTTACGGGTTCACAGGCAAGCAACTACACAGATACAAAAGGAACAGCATCGAGCAAATACTCGGTGAAGGCTGTTGTCGGCGGCAAGGAAATGGCGGCGGATGCTGCAGTTTCTGTTTGGAGTAATCAGTATCTAACCGTAAATCTTGACCGTCCGAATGGTGGGAGCGATTACACCTACAGCCCGAACGATATCGCGGTAGGCGATGTAGACGGCGATGGAGAATTTGAGCTGATTCTCAAGTGGGATCCGAGCAATTCTAAAGACAATTCGCAGAAGGGCAAAACCGGCAATGTCATTATTGATTGTTACAAAATAAACGGCAAAAAACTTTGGCGCATCGATCTCGGCGTAAACATTCGCGCTGGGGCGCATTACACGCAGATGCTCGTGGGCGACTATGATAGCGATGGCAAAGCTGAATTTGCGGTAAAGACCGCTCCCGGAACAAAAGACGGCAGCGGCAATTATTTATCACTCGGTTCTGCAAAGGGTGCAGACCACAGCAAGGATTACAGGAATTCAAACGGCTACATTCTCACAGGACCTGAATGGCTTACCATTTTCAATGGCGAAACTGGTAAGGAAATGGCGACGGTCGATTACAATCCCGGTCGCGGCACGGTCAAGAGCTGGGGCGATAGCTACGGTAACCGCGTGGATCGATTCCTCGCGACAAACGCCTACCTCGATGGCAAGAAACCGAGCATGGTTTTCCAGCGCGGTTACTACACCCGCATGGCGATTACCGCCTATGATTGGGACGGCAAAACCCTTTCGCAACGCTGGTATTACAACGCAGCCACGAGCGGACAGGAATGTTACGGGCAAGGCAATCACAACATTTCCGCAGGCGACGTGGATGGCGACGGCTTTGATGAAATTATTGAAGGAAGTTGCGCCGTTGACCACGATGGAAAATTCATGTACCGCACAGGCAAGGGCCACGGCGATGCGATGCACTTGAGCGATCTCGACCCCGATAATCCCGGTCTTGAAGTTTGGCAAGTTCACGAAGAAAAGCCCTACGGCTACGATTTGCACGATGCCCGTACCGGCAAGCTACTTTTTAACGAAACGAGTTCGGGTGATAACGGACGCGGCGTCGCAGGCGATGTGGATTCACTGAACCGCGGACACGAACTTTGGTCTGCCGCAAACTGGAATACCTATACCGTAAAGGGGAAAATTTGGAAAGCAGACAAGCGCCCAGCTTATAATTTCCGCATTTATTGGGACGGTGACTTACTTGATGAACTGTTGGACAACACGACTATCAGCAAGTGGGACCATGCCAAGCAACAGAGCAATACGCTTTTTCAGATGCAGGGCAACAGTTGCAACACCACCAAGGCTACGCCGAACTTTAGCGGTGATATTTTAGGCGACTGGCGCGAAGAAGTCATTCTACACGACGGAGCTTCCAAGCTCTACATCTACACAACTACGATTCCGACGGAACACCGTATGTACACGCTTGCGCACGACCCGATTTACCGTCTCGGCATGAGCTGGCAAAACACAGCCTACAACCAGCCTCCACATTTGGGATTTTGGTTATACGGCAATAAGGACAAGTTCCCGACGCCTGACATTACGCTCATCGGCGATCATACACCGAAACCCGCCGCGATTATCAAGCAGGGCGCAGGTTCCAGCAGTCAAACTATCGCACTCGGTGATTCGATTGTCCCGTTCACTTTCGCAATTCAAAACGCCGATGGCGCAACTGTTGAAAATCTCCCTGCAGGCGTAACAGCCAAATGGAATGCACAGACAAATTCCCTATACTTCAGCGGAACGCCAACCGTCAGCGGAGAGTACTCCTACACGATTACGACTAAGGGTGGCGATGCGGAATTTGGCGAAGCAACCCGCAGCGGGAAATTTACCATAGACGATCCGAATGCTAAAACAACTTCGCTAAAGCCTCGTACGGAAAGAGCTTTGCTGAACGGTTCTAGACACGTTTATGATTTGCGAGGACGTCTTATGAAACAACGTAAACATCGTGGTTTTTATCTAACAAGATAA
- a CDS encoding DUF4859 domain-containing protein, whose protein sequence is MQKSCLGWIPGAVLSAALGVHVYAASGDAYTWPGYRSDLDYDTKSNLGDIQPPTKFNNNCSGVTGKKAGKWWAFYWGKDRDSRITDVTIDSILKKYDTDFEYLYNEMGWAPDAQAQEGQYSAVYYYGSGTCAGGAKTDTTGGWQTWVAGYTAVAASFYPLYSFNTSCPYRDRVAQMDAMIHEGIHSMTNGYPGAKDAHWFQEAGNTWIQQDMFSHRDGVYSGMGFLNAATVIAPFMPIETYSGWLIDGTFGGPGGGADGGGVTGKNQRYLLGGSQYSNIFPTFIGTWIGTGAVRWIYGNAYGKTKYLLETYGLDKGLGDAGVRRLITEFRARLAMLDMKKWSGEIKNLLNQHFGSDTYWEQDMWDNNRKSYTWTMTPYQTVTESNGYLVPNQETTPGWSGSNVVPLKVQNGAKEVTVSFYPNGANSNNKNMNFLLCYRATDGTPVYSEPITGEGSATLRLDKTPSSTNGTPMVFAVIVNTDYQYTGNTGIRKLHYDYKLKLETGVSGAGAANVKYYNDFKLDYKWPELGDAPTSSSSSVSPKSSSSSEMPASSSSSAKIVTDGATTYNITATLPIDDNYATISAKFDISEVAKKLGLTTATLTQAQFFALESDRNIVTNSTANTPGHWFSKDGKVVEWGETAYVFSEADLANGTLAIGHYPNRVSNGEKFNFTQGLSYNGKTVLFKVAISITNETGSDESGKTTALMYGLNKVSTHMNLALHHGNLEISYTLPHRDNVKISLFNGFGALLAQEITGMQNAGTHTRSLNMSQMPRGTYIVKITTGSYREARPINITR, encoded by the coding sequence ATGCAAAAAAGTTGTTTGGGATGGATTCCGGGCGCCGTTTTGTCGGCTGCCCTAGGTGTTCACGTATATGCGGCGTCGGGTGATGCTTACACATGGCCAGGCTATCGCAGCGACCTGGATTACGATACGAAATCGAATCTGGGCGATATCCAACCGCCGACCAAGTTCAACAACAATTGTTCGGGCGTTACCGGAAAGAAGGCCGGTAAGTGGTGGGCGTTTTACTGGGGCAAGGATCGCGACAGTCGCATTACCGATGTGACGATTGATTCGATTCTTAAGAAGTACGATACCGATTTTGAGTATTTGTACAATGAGATGGGATGGGCGCCGGATGCCCAAGCGCAAGAAGGCCAGTACAGCGCAGTTTATTACTACGGCTCGGGTACGTGTGCCGGTGGCGCAAAGACGGATACTACGGGCGGTTGGCAAACATGGGTAGCAGGCTACACGGCCGTGGCCGCTTCGTTCTATCCGCTATATAGCTTCAATACGAGTTGCCCTTACCGTGATCGCGTAGCGCAGATGGATGCGATGATTCATGAGGGAATCCACTCGATGACGAACGGTTACCCCGGCGCAAAGGATGCGCATTGGTTCCAAGAAGCGGGCAACACCTGGATTCAGCAGGATATGTTCAGCCACCGCGACGGTGTTTACAGCGGTATGGGATTCTTGAATGCGGCGACGGTCATTGCGCCGTTTATGCCTATTGAAACCTATTCGGGCTGGCTGATTGACGGTACTTTCGGTGGCCCTGGTGGCGGCGCCGATGGCGGTGGAGTGACCGGTAAGAATCAGCGTTACCTGCTGGGCGGCTCGCAGTACAGCAACATTTTCCCGACGTTTATCGGCACGTGGATCGGCACGGGTGCGGTGCGCTGGATTTACGGAAACGCTTACGGCAAGACCAAATACCTGCTCGAAACCTACGGCCTCGACAAGGGTCTTGGCGATGCGGGCGTGCGCAGGCTCATTACCGAATTCCGCGCAAGGCTTGCGATGCTTGACATGAAAAAATGGTCCGGCGAAATCAAGAATTTGCTGAACCAGCATTTTGGAAGCGACACCTACTGGGAACAGGACATGTGGGACAATAACAGGAAAAGCTACACCTGGACCATGACGCCCTACCAGACGGTAACGGAAAGCAACGGTTACCTTGTACCGAATCAAGAAACGACTCCGGGATGGTCGGGCTCGAACGTGGTTCCGCTGAAAGTGCAAAACGGCGCTAAAGAAGTGACGGTGAGTTTCTACCCGAACGGCGCTAATTCCAACAACAAGAATATGAACTTCTTGCTGTGCTACCGCGCGACCGACGGTACACCTGTGTATAGCGAACCCATTACGGGCGAGGGCTCTGCAACGCTTCGCCTGGACAAAACGCCTTCTTCGACGAACGGCACGCCGATGGTTTTTGCGGTAATCGTGAATACCGATTACCAGTACACTGGCAACACGGGAATTCGCAAGTTGCATTACGATTATAAGTTGAAATTGGAAACGGGCGTAAGTGGCGCTGGGGCTGCAAACGTCAAGTACTACAACGACTTCAAGCTTGATTACAAGTGGCCCGAACTCGGAGACGCACCGACAAGTTCGAGCAGTTCCGTATCGCCGAAATCTTCGAGCAGCAGCGAGATGCCCGCGAGCTCTAGCAGTTCTGCAAAAATCGTCACGGACGGCGCAACCACATACAACATCACAGCGACACTCCCGATTGACGACAACTACGCCACCATTTCTGCAAAATTTGATATCAGCGAGGTTGCGAAGAAACTCGGACTCACCACAGCAACGCTCACACAGGCACAATTCTTCGCACTAGAAAGCGATAGAAACATCGTCACCAACAGCACGGCAAACACACCGGGCCATTGGTTCAGCAAAGATGGCAAAGTCGTAGAATGGGGCGAAACCGCCTATGTATTCAGCGAAGCTGATTTGGCAAACGGGACTCTCGCGATAGGCCACTACCCCAACCGCGTCAGCAACGGCGAAAAGTTCAACTTTACGCAAGGGCTCTCGTACAACGGGAAAACAGTTCTTTTCAAAGTCGCGATCAGCATCACCAACGAAACTGGAAGCGACGAAAGCGGAAAGACCACGGCACTGATGTACGGACTCAACAAAGTCTCGACACACATGAACCTTGCGCTCCATCACGGGAATCTCGAAATCAGCTATACGCTTCCGCATCGCGACAATGTGAAGATAAGCCTATTCAATGGATTCGGAGCATTGCTCGCACAAGAAATCACGGGAATGCAAAACGCAGGCACGCACACGCGCTCGCTCAACATGAGTCAAATGCCGCGCGGCACCTACATCGTAAAAATCACGACGGGCAGCTACCGCGAAGCAAGACCGATTAACATAACAAGATAA